In a genomic window of Rhopalosiphum maidis isolate BTI-1 chromosome 4, ASM367621v3, whole genome shotgun sequence:
- the LOC113547758 gene encoding DNA ligase 1-like, with protein sequence MAPKRKAAQKPTKSSVEDVPIVIIEDMAHITVRRPVIKDNMVEDDIIQKDEIDVKIPISENNTDMNATVVLEQIPDFQQKATELESKLEVVVNEEETIKKPVQKKITKSKLKSKKQTLEEDSKAVRTRKRAASEDRQVLKVVEKVVSKSRKRPVDKNLPESLKPVSPSNELPKRNRRAASVDIITSETSNYPLDKVQKKNKVASKSTKAAVVTEDDVLKKQKKGTKKEDQPKIMITKDDEIKILEKTSKGKKNTKKVLIEEKENVVITEQNDDELVLNDSQEKPKSKRGVKKVKTDELDQDDEVEKVPKPSSRSRAAPKVSAKQNNEKDVEKKQKSVPKTKKNIKSPEKSEESSEINESDDSNKTPEIKPKRERKFKQIDVENKDEEFKEIKAPKQRGGRKAKVEDLDEEVLQKSPPAEHEINLESEDLADDLPLTPESEKKEVKPIAKRKTKAKSKK encoded by the exons ATGGCGCCAAAGAGGAAAGCCGCTCAGAAGCCGACCAAATCGTCCGTCGAGGATGTGCCGATAGTCATCATTGAGGATATGGCGCACATCACTGTCAGACGTCCAGTTATTAAAG atAATATGGTTGAAGATGATATAATTCAAAAGGATGAAATAGATGTTAAAATACCaatttcagaaaataatacaGACATGAATGCTACAGTGGTTTTAGAACAAATACCTGATTTTCAGCAAAAAGCAACAGAGTTAGAATCTAAATTAGAAGTTGTTGTAAATGAAGAGGAAACGATTAAAAAACCTGTTCAAAAGAAAATTACCAAATCAAaacttaaatcaaaaaaacaaacattagaAGAAGATTCCAAAGCTGTAAGGACTAGGAAAAGGGCTGCTAGTGAAGATAGACAGGTATTGAAGGTGGTAGAAAAAGTAGTTAGCAAAAGTCGAAAAAGACCGGTCGATAAAAATTTACCAGAATCTCTAAAACCTGTTTCTCCATCAAACGAACTACCAAAAAGAAATCGGAGAGCCGCTAGCGTGGACATTATAACATCTGAAACTTCAAATTATCCATTAGAtaaggtacaaaaaaaaaataaagttgctAGTAAATCTACTAAAGCTGCAGTTGTAACTGAAGATGAtgtactaaaaaaacaaaaaaaaggaacaaaaaaagaagatcaacctaaaataatgataacaaaagatgatgaaataaaaattttagaaaaaacttCCAaggggaaaaaaaatacaaaaaaagtattaattgaagaaaaagaaaatgttgTAATAACAGAACAAAATGATGatgaattagttttaaatgacAGTCAAGAAAAACCAAAATCTAAGCGAGGCGTTAAAAAGGTCAAAACAGAT gaACTTGATCAAGATGATGAAGTAGAAAAAGTACCTAAACCTTCAAGTAGAAGCCGAGCAGCTCCAAAAGTGAGTGCTAaacaaaacaatgaaaaagatgtagaaaaaaaacaaaaaagtgtACCTAagactaaaaaaaacattaagtcACCAGAAAAGTCTGAAGAGTCCAGTGAAATAAATGAGTCTGATGATTCTAATAAAACTCCtgaaataaaaccaaaacgTGAgcgtaaatttaaacaaattgatgttgaaaataaggatgaagaatttaaagaaattaaagcACCAAAACAACGAGGTGGTCGTAAGGCTAAAGTTGAGGACTTAGATGAAGAAGTACTACAGAAGAGTCCGCCTGCCGAACATGAGATAAACCTTGAATCTGAAGATTTAGCTGATGATCTCCCACTTACCCCAGAGTCTGAAAAAAAAGAAGTCAAACCCATTGCAAAACGTAAAACAAAAGCAaagtctaaaaaataa
- the LOC113547760 gene encoding DNL-type zinc finger protein-like — translation MFRSNFCRLTFLVKNKSALNVIINAAQNSSKITTCSPSVYQTRCYASLPSVQNNCEKQPENEPTGKMQINFTCTVCNTKNSRRFSKLSYEKGIVIVECDGCKNNHLIADNLGWFPDTGCRNIEEILSSKGEKVKRINGCWELRSK, via the coding sequence ATGTTTCGTTCCAATTTTTGTCGGTTAACTTTTTTGGTAAAGAATAAAAGcgctttaaatgttattataaacgcAGCGCAAAATTCATCAAAGATCACTACTTGCTCTCCATCAGTTTACCAAACTCGTTGTTATGCGTCATTGCCGTCTGTACAAAACAACTGTGAAAAACAACCCGAAAATGAACCTACTGgtaaaatgcaaataaattttacttgtACAGTGTGTAACACCAAGAACAGCAGAAGGTTTTCAAAACTTTCATACGAAAAAGGGATAGTAATCGTGGAATGCGATGGATGCAAGAACAACCACTTGATAGCTGATAACTTAGGATGGTTTCCAGATACAGGATGtagaaatattgaagaaataCTATCTTCCAAAGGTGAAAAAGTCAAACGAATAAATGGATGTTGGGAATTAAGGTCAAAATGA
- the LOC113560473 gene encoding 85/88 kDa calcium-independent phospholipase A2, translated as MSWLNSLKVFFTPDKNPNKVIEVKSEKYSNRNVHCRHDPIILYAVDNNNVSEIVLHLSRAESLTTSYSLYRGSSIEDSEIRFCILKDKLPEILSISKDCYCLSVIQNLCDTLVEHPTWNVAHLVVRLAMLDILSNPNVVMYLNTPDVESGISSLQLAIYDNSLAVVKALIALDVSLEHLDNEANSVFHYAAKSSSDIILVLSKVSTKCLNYRNINGFTPLHLACQADKPECVKELLVCGADVNIPAGVPVNNVTENKLPGIVKEYLQDNHKKLFVEDMKFGGTPLHWSSSREVIDSLIANNCDINALNFDKRTALHIMVLRNRFDCVMGLLCNGANVNIPDLEGNTPLHLAVKSNLVPVIHALIAFEADIDYINNKGVSSRHIAATNNGPDKISDKIVYILHAVGAKRCPNILLDTECTNGCAWDKEFNGLPPQRPISMPVRCIVTAMEELMDERIDINRNHRGGRVLCLDGGGIRGLVLISILLHIENATKVPIIHCFDWLAGTSTGGILALGLACGKSLHECLCLYFRLKQLVFQGSKPYQSEVLENMLQETLGANTYMSDIKHPKILVTGLLADRKPVDLHIFRNYTSPSDMINLDHPCDYPPPPPPHEQLAWKAARASGAAPSYFRMFGRFLDGGLISNNPTLDTLTEIEEYNLALYKTNRAHEMHDPSLVVSVGTGCIPVTEVKNLDIFKPSSVSDSLRLVFGFSALGLLLIDQATQSDGRVVDRARSLCYKTKTEFFRFCPQLSEDIAMDEKDDVKLVKILWETKVDMVKNNNKVCKLAQLLK; from the exons ATGTCTTGGTTAAATTCGTTAAAAGTGTTTTTTACCCCCGATAAAAATCCCAATAAAGTTATTGAAGTAAAATcggaaaaatattctaatcgTAATGTTCACTGTCGTCATGAcccgattattttatatgcagtagataataataatgttagtgAAATTGTCTTACATTTGTCTCGTGCTGAGAGCTTAACCACTTCTTACAG CTTGTACAGGGGATCAAGTATAGAAGATTCAGAAATAAGATTTTGTATACTTAAGGACAAACTACCAGAGATACTGAGTATATCCAAAGAT TGTTATTGTTTATCCGTGATCCAAAATTTATGTGATACTCTTGTCGAACACCCAACATGGAATGTTGCACATTTAGTTGTGAGGTTAGCAATGCTAGACATTTTATCCAACCCAAATGTTGTGat gtacttaaatacACCAGATGTTGAAAGTGGTATATCATCATTACAATTGGCCATTTATGATAATTCATTAGCTGTTGTAAAAGCATTAATTGCTTTGGACGTTTCTTTGGAACACTTGGATAATGAAGCCAATTCAGTTTTTCATTATGCTGCTAAATCTAGTAGTGATATAATTTTG gtTTTATCTAAAGTGAGCACAAAATGCTTAAACTATCGTAACATAAATGGATTTACTCCCCTTCACTTGGCATGTCAAGCGGATAAACCAGAATGTGTTAAAGAATTGTTAGTTTGTGGGGCTGATGTAAATATTCCGGCTGGAGTTCCTGTTAATAATGTAAccgaaaataaattacctggAATTGTTAAAGAATATCTTCaggataatcataaaaaattatttgttgaa GATATGAAATTTGGTGGAACTCCTTTACATTGGTCAAGTTCTCGTGAAGTAATCGATAGCTTAATTGCCAATAATTGTGATATAAATGCATTGAATTTTGATAAGCGCACTGCTCTTCACATAAtg GTTTTGAGAAATAGATTTGATTGTGTTATGGGACTATTATGTAATGGAGCTAATGTAAATATACCTGACCTAGAAGGTAATACACCACTTCATTTAGCAGTCAAAAGCAATTTGGTACCAGTAATTCATGCTCTTATTGCGTTTGAAGCTGATAttgattatat taataataaaggtGTATCTTCAAGACATATTGCTGCTACCAATAATGGTCCAGATAAAATTTCTGATAAAATTGTCTATATCTTGCATGCAGTTGGTGCAAAACGGTgtccaaatattttattggataCGGAATGTACAAATGGATGTGCTTGGGATAAAGAATTTAATGGTTTACCACCTCAAAGACCTATATCAATGCCA GTTAGATGTATTGTGACAGCGATGGAAGAACTCATGGATGAAAGAATAGATATTAACAGAAATCATAGAGGAGGCAGAGTTTTATGCCTCGATGGTGGTGGAATTAGAGGATTGGTGTTGATATCTATCTTACTTCATATAGAAAATGCCACTAAAGTTCctattattcattgttttgATTGGTTAGCTGGCACAAGTACTGGTGGAATTTTAGCTTTGGGACTTGCATGTG gtaAATCGTTGCACGAGTGTCTGTGCTTATATTTTAGACTTAAACAACTTGTGTTTCAAGGTAGTAAACCTTACCAAAGTGAGGTATTGGAAAATATGTTACAAGAAACATTGGGCGCAAATACATATATGAGTGATATAAAACATCCAAA gATTTTAGTCACAGGTTTGTTAGCAGATAGAAAACCCGTAGACTTGCACATTTTTCGTAATTATACATCACCAAGTGATATGATTAATCTAGATCATCCATGTGATTatccaccaccaccaccacctcaTGAACAGTTAGCATGGAAAGCAGCAAGGGCAAGTGGTGCAGCGCCTTCATAttttag aATGTTTGGTCGTTTTTTGGATGGAGGATTGATTTCAAATAACCCTACTTTAGATACTTTGACCGAAATCGAGGAATATAATTTAgcattatacaaaacaaatagaGCTCACGAAATGCATGATCCAAGTCTTGTAGTTTCTGTTGGAACTGGATGTATACCTGTGACTGAG GTGAAaaatttagacatttttaaaccaAGTAGTGTGAGTGATAGTTTGCGGTTGGTGTTTGGATTCTCAGCACTGGGTCTGTTACTTATTGACCAAGCTACCCAGTCTGATGGTCGTGTTGTGGACAGAGCAAGATCGTTGtgttacaaaacaaaaactgaaTTCTtcag GTTTTGCCCACAACTATCAGAAGATATAGCTATGGACGAAAAAGATGATGTGAAACTAGTCAAAATACTTTGGGAAACCAAAGTCGATATggtgaaaaacaataataaagtgTGTAAACTGGCacagttattgaaataa